The genome window CGGAATTTATATAGTCAGAAAATCAGGGGATATAAAAACCTGCCGACCCCATAAAGATGGAGCCGGCTCAGGAATGGAAGACGGTAAAAAAAGCTGCGTGATAAGACGGCGACTTTATTGCTGTTTTGAACAAAATAACCTCCGTCTTGTTGCAAGGGAAAAAAGGGAATTCGATTGCGGACACCATATAGCATTTAGCGGTAAAACTCAAAACTAAACCCCTTCATCACTGGCGGACGGCATACAACTGAAATTTTCTGTTATTGAACAATAGATTGCAGCTCATCTGTATATTTGTTGTGCTAATCTGAAACCAATACAACAGAAAGGGATATCAAGGATGGAACGACAATGGCAGGTATTGGTAATTGATGATTTTGCCCCTATGCGAAATACCATCAGATCTGGATTGGAACAAAGTGGGTTGTACAACGTTTTTGTCTTGTCCAGTACCAATCAGATCTGGCCTTTGCTGGAAAATGAAAAAATTGACTTGGTGATCTGTGATATCAATATACCAGGCCAAAGTGGTTTGGAATTATTGGAAATGGTTCGCGGGCATCACCAATACAGCAACTTGCCTTTTATGCTGATGACAGGAGATGGCAGCAAACAAATCGTTGCCCAAGCCATAGCTTTAAGAGTCAATGATTTTGTTGTCAAACCTTTTACACTGAACCTGCTGAAAGAACGTGTCACCAGTGTGTTGCAGCGTAAAAGCAGAGCCCCTTTGGCTTCAGCTCAACTACCTGACCAGCAGTTAACTGAAGCAACTATTCCTTTTATCAACGCTAAACCGACAATTTTGGTCGTAGATGACGAACCAACCAACCTTGAATTGCTCTTTAATCTGCTCAAGGACCATTACAATATTAAAGTCGCAAACAATGGCAAAAAAGCACTAAGTATTGTGTCCTCTGACTCCCCACCGGATTTGATCCTGTTGGATATCATGATGCCGGATATGGACGGTTATGAAGTCTGCGAAACCCTGATGAATAATACCAGCCATGATATTCCGGTGATTTTTGTCTCTGCAAAAACTGAAGTGGCAGATGTGACCAAAGGATTTGCGTTGGGAGCTGTAGATTACGTGTTCAAACCTCTGCAGCCAGAAATTCTTCAGGCACGGATCCGAACTCAGCTGGCTCTGCGTGATGCGAGGGTTCAATTGCGACGCACCATAGATGCGCTGTTGGAAAACGCACGGATTAAACAAGATATGGAACACATCACCCAACACGATGTGAAAAGTCCGTTGAGCAGCCTACTAATGCAACTCACCTTATTGTTAGAAGACCCGCAGCTGGCAGCTCAATACAAAGAGCAACTCAGCCAGATGCGCCGCTCTGCGCAAATGGCCTTAGGGCTGGTGGGTCAAGGTACTGATTTGCTAAAAATGGAAAATGGCACTTACCAGTTACAAGCCGAACCCGTTGAGGTAGAACCTTTACTGAAGCAGGTTCAGCTTGATTTGTCTGAACAGATCCAGCAAAAACATCTGCAAATTAGCTTTAAATTTTTTGTCAAAAACCCTGTAGTGAAAGGCGAAGAACAACTTTGCTATTTTATTTTCAGTAACTTACTTAAAAATGCAGTGGAAGCAGCCCCTGCCCGCAGCGAAGTCATGATCAGTGTTGAAGAGTTGCACGACTCTGTCACCATCCGATTTTACAATGAAGGCGCAGTACCAGAGGGGATACGTGAGTCTTTGTTTGATAAGTATGTCACCAGCGGCAAAGAGGAAGGCACCGGCCTTGGCAGCTACTCAGCCCGCATGATGACTTTGGTACAAAATGGTGATGTCAGTTTTAAAGTGCTGAATAACGCTAAAACTGTATTCACCGTATCACTGCCACGAATCACATCATCCCATTAAACGCTACGGAGCTGGCGGCTATGACCCATACTTTCGATTCAAAAAAAACCATACTGGTGGTGGACGACACACCTGATAATCTGGCACTTATTTTTGCCCTGCTCAACCCTTACTACAAAGTAAAAATAGCCAACAGCGGCGAAAAAGCCTTGCAGTTGATCACCCAAGGAGAGCGGCCTGATCTGATACTGCTGGACATTATGATGCCAGGAATGGATGGGTATCAGGTGCTGTCTCATATCAAAAGTATGCAGGACGCTGAGCTGTTACCCGTGATCTTCCTGACCGCTATGAATAGCAATGAGGATGAAGAAAAAGGTCTGCAACTGGGCGCCGTGGATTACATCACCAAACCCATCAGCCCTCCTTTGTTACTGGCCAGGGTCAAAAACCACCTACAACTGAAAACTCAGTCTGATTGGTTACGTGATCAGAATGCCTATCTGGACAATGAAGTAAAGTTAAGAACTGCTGAAGTGATGGCCATCCAGGACGTCACTATTCTCGCTATGGCTTCACTGGCTGAAACCCGCGACAACGAAACCGGCAATCATATCCGCCGCACTCAGAATTATGTCAAAGCACTGGCTTTACAACTGCAGCAGCATCCAAGATTCAACCAGTACCTGACGGATCAGCAGATTGAAATTTTGTATAAGTCTGCGCCACTGCACGATATTGGCAAAGTCGGCATACCCGATCGGATCCTGCTCAAACCAGGTAAGTTTACCCCTGACGAATTTGAAATCATGAAAACACATGCGGTGCTGGGTTATAACGCTATTGCTCATGCCGAACAGCAACTGAGTACCCCGGTAGATTTCTTATCCTGTGCCAAAGAGATAGCGCTAAGCCATCAGGAAAAGTGGGATGGCTCAGGGTATCCCCATGCGCTCAAAGGGGATGAAATTCCGGTTTCGGCCCGTCTAATGGCCGTAGCAGATGTCTATGACGCGCTGATCAGCCGCAGAGTTTATAAAGAAGGTATGCCACACGAAAAAGCAGTCTCTATTATTCGGGATGGTCGTGGCCAGCATTTTGACCCTGATATCACGGATGCATTTCTGGCCATTCATGAAGAATTTTATGCCATTGCCACCCGGTTTGGTGACAGTGATAAAGAACTAGAGGACAAAGCTGCCACACTGGCAAAATTTGCCCCGCCTTCAGATAAGCAACAGGATTAGGCGAATGAATCAATTACTTCATATTCTTGAACGTCAAAGCCTGTCAGCCAGACTGGCGTTTGGTTTAAGTGCCATGCTTTTGATGATGCTGGCATTCGGCCTGAATAATTTGTACAACATCCGTGTGATGAACGATCAGCTCGACAAACTCTATAACAATGAACTGCAATCCATTTATTTAAGTAAAGACAGTGAGTTAAACCTGGCCATCATCGATCATCAGGTTGAACATCTGGCCCATAAGCAAGATCTGCTGATACGGCAGCAGGCGATGAACACCATTGCCCGTTCTGATACAAAATTAACAGCGGACATCAATGAATTAAGGCAAAGAGTCGTAAATCCTAAGTCTGGTATTCTGCTGGATGAGTTTCAGGAGTTTTATCAGCAATACAAACTGCAATTGGATCAGGCACTGTACGGCCAACAACAACAGTTTAAAATTCTGGTCGATAGTGCTGATTTTCAATCAAAATGGGATCAAGCGCATAAAGCGCTATCGCTGCACAGTGAATTAAAACGGCAGATCGCCGCAGAAACTTTACGGAATGCTGAAGCATTAGCCAGCCAATCGACCTGGATTACGGTTGTAGGGTTACTCACAGCTATGCTGGCAGGTGCAGTGGTGGCAGCTTTGTTAACCCGCTCAATCAACGCCCCGTCTCAGCGACTGGAGAAACGAGTACAACAACTGACCGAAGGCCAACACGAAGTTGAAGTTCCTCATACCGACTACCCGAACGAAATTGGCCGGCTGGCGCGTTGTGTTGATCAGTTACGCCATGTGGTTTCTGAGATGACCACTCAGCGCTGGGTAAAAACCAATCTGGCGCAGCTGTCCTCCAGTTTGCAGCAAGTGACGACCTATCAGGAATTGTCAGAAAATTTTCTGATGCAGCTCGGCCCAATGCTGGAATTGGGACATGCCGTTTATTATGTCTGCGATGATTCTGGCCAGACGCTGAAACTGGCGGGTAGTTATGCCTTTAAAGAACGTAAGCAACTTAAACAGGTTATTGCTGTAGGGGACGGCATACTGGGGCAAGTGGCGATAGACAAGCAGCCTATAATCCTCACTGATGCGCCTGAAGATTATATCCAGATCAGTTCCGGATTGGGCCAGGCTAAAGCTCCTCACCTCGCTGTCTATCCGGTGATCCGTAATGGCCGCCTGATGGCTGTGCTGGAAATGGCCAGTTTTCATCATTTTACTGAACGTCAGCTTTCGTTACTGGAAGGCGCATTACCGCTGTTGGCAATGAGTCTGGAAATTATGGAGCGCACGCTGAAAACCAAAGACTTACTGCTGGAAAGTCAGCAGCAAGCACTGGCGTTACAAGAAAAATCGGCATTGCTTGCCACACAAACTGCTGAGCTAGAAAGGCAGCAAACGGAATTAAAAGTCACGGAACAATGGTACAGAGACATTATTAAATCCGCGCCTGATGGCTTGCTGGTCTGTGATGCACAAGGGATCATTGTTCTGGCGAATCCGCAGGTTGCCGCCATGTTTGGCTACACAGAAGATGAGCTGCAAGGACAGCAGCTGGATGTGCTGGTCCCTGATGCGATCAGACCAAAACACCCTCAACTCAGAGAGAGTTATATTGCGACAGGAACCACCCGTCAAATGGCTGGTCGTGAAGTGCACGGCCGCTGTAAAGATGGCAGTGAAATTTCGGTGGATGTCAGTCTGGCGAAACTCACAGCCCTTGATGGTTTAGGTGCTTGTGTGTGCGCTTCAGTGCGTGATGTCACTGAACGTAAAGCGGCAGAACAAAAACTACAGTTGGCCTTTTCCGAATTAGAAAAATCTCAGGCTTTGGTACAGGCTGTACTGGATAATTCCCCAACTGATATCTACGTTAAAAATCTGCAGGGCCAATTCCTGCTCATCAATAAATCATTTTCTAATTTCCTGACTAACCGATTAAATATTGAACCAGAAAGCCTGATTGGGCATCGTCTGGACGACTTTTTTGAAAACGAACTGACAAGCTGGATGAGTGAGACAGACCAGCAAACACTAGAAGCCGGTCAACTGATGGAGTTTGAATACAGTTATGGTCAGGGTGAACTCAGTGAAAGCAGGCAACTGCTGAAATTCCCGCTACAAACCTCAGAAGGTGATGCATTTGCCCTTTGTGTGATAGGACAGGACACTTCTGAGCGTAAACGTATGCAACTGCAAATGATGCGAGCCCGCGATGCAGCTGAAGCCGCGACCAAAGCCAAAAGTGATTTCCTGGCCAATATGAGCCACGAAATCCGCACACCTATGAATGCCATTATTGGTATGTCACATTTGGCACTGCAAACTGAACTGGATAAAAAACAGCGCAACTACATTGAAAAAGTGCATAAAGCATCGGAAAACCTGCTGGGGATCATCAATGACATTCTTGATTTCTCCAAAATTGAAGCAGGCAAACTGAATCTGGAACACATTCCGTTCCGGCTTGAAGATGTGCTGGAGAACTTTGCCAATCTGGTAGGGATGAATGCGGACAACAAAGCGCTTGAACTGCTATTTGACCTTGAACCGGATTTACAGACGGCATTAGTCGGAGATCCGCTGCGACTGGGACAAGTGCTGGTTAATCTGGGTAATAATGCGGTGAAGTTTACCGAACATGGCGAGATAGTGGTGGGTGTCCGTACTTTGCAGGCCAGTCAGAATCAGGTGCGCTTGCATTTCTGGATCCGTGATACAGGCATTGGCATGAACGAAGAGCAATGTGCCCGATTATTTCAGTCTTTCTCTCAGGCTGATAGCTCAACCACTCGAAAATATGGTGGCACAGGGTTGGGTTTGGCTATTTCTAAAAATCTGATCGAGATGATGGATGGCCAGATCTGGGTCGATAGCCGCGTAGGTGAAGGTTCCTGCTTTCATTTTGAAGTGAATTTATCGCCACAAACTGACCCTGTGGTTAAACGTATGCTCAGAGCGGATGAGCTGACCAATGTGCGGGCTTTAGTGGTCGATGACAACGCTATGGCCCGTGAAATTCTGGTCGCCATGAGCCAGCATTTTGGTCTGGCTACCGAAATGGCCGAAGACGGAACCGCAGGGCTGGCAGCGATAGCCCGTGCTTATCAGCAAGGCCGGCCTTTTGACATCGTACTGATGGATTGGAAAATGCCAGGACTTGACGGTATTGAGACCATACAGCAACTGCAAAGTAGTTATGAAAAGACCCCGGCTATTGTGATGGTGACAGCCTTCGGCAGGGAAGATGCTCAGCTCAAAGCGGAACAGGTTGGTGTTCATTTGCCTTTTGTGTTGAGCAAACCTGTGACTCCCTCCACTTTATTGGAAGCCATTGGCCATGCCCTTGGTAAATCAAATCTGGTGGAAACCCGCCAACATCAGCTCAATGACATAGCGGCAGACAGCACCAGACAACTGCAGGCTAAAAAAGTGTTGTTGGTGGAAGACAATGAAATGAATCAGGAACTGGCTCTGGAACTGTTACAGCAAGCTGGTATCACTGTGGTATTGGCTGAAAATGGTGCTGTGGCAGTGGATTTATTGCGGCGCGACAGCAGCTTTGACGGTGTATTGATGGACTGCCAGATGCCGGTATTAGATGGTTATGAAGCAACCCGGCTCATTCGCAACGAACTGGGCCTGACCAGTTTGCCAATACTGGCAATGACAGCCAATGCGATGGAAGGTGACCGGCAACTGGCCTTAGCAGCGGGCATGAACGACCATATAGCTAAACCGCTGAATATCAGCACTATGTTCGCCACTATGGCAAAATGGTTTGCAAATTCAGAGGCGCCAGGCACGCAGAATGCAACCTCAGACGCAGAACCCCATAAAGTAGCAGATCTGCCGCAGATCAAAGGATTACATACCGACCATGGCCTGCGCTGCACCATGCATCAGCCTGAATTGTATCGTCGTATGCTGCGTAAATTTTCCTTATCCAACAAACAAATCACCACAGAAATGCAGGATAGCCTGCAGCAACAGGATTACAGCTTACTTGGTCGGCTGGCTCATACCTTAAAAGGCAATGCAGGCACTATAGGTGCGTTGGAAGTGGCTGATGCTGCTGCTGAGCTGGAACAGCAAGTGCAACTTGGTGAAGAGTTCTCGCGGATAAGCACTCAGATCCAACAGCTAGAAAATTTGCTCAACCCTATTTTACAAGGGCTAGACCAGTTTTTTGCTGATACTCCACAAAAAGCCAGCGCAGCTCAGTCTAATCATCCACCTTATGATTGGTCGGCTCAGCTACAAAAATTGCTCGCTTTGCTAGAACACTGCGATACATCGGCTATTGCGGAAGTAGATGCGCTGGAGAGTTTGCCATTGGCTACTGAACAGCTGCGGCATATGGATCAGTTAAAGCAGCTGATCTCAGGTTTTGAGTTTGAAAAAGCTGAACACCTGCTTCAAACCATACTGCAAGAGAATCGCAACTGAAACTATAAGACGCAAGGTGCAGCAAAAGCTGCTGCACTTCTGCCTTTTCGTCTCCGTTCTGGTCGGGTTAAATCCAGACTGCTATATCGCTTTGTGCCTTAGCCCACAGATCTGTGGTTAAAATCAGTCCATGCTCGGTGATCTGGCCATAACACGGAGTACGACATGAGCTATTTCACCACCAAAGACAA of Rheinheimera sp. MM224 contains these proteins:
- a CDS encoding two-component system response regulator is translated as MTHTFDSKKTILVVDDTPDNLALIFALLNPYYKVKIANSGEKALQLITQGERPDLILLDIMMPGMDGYQVLSHIKSMQDAELLPVIFLTAMNSNEDEEKGLQLGAVDYITKPISPPLLLARVKNHLQLKTQSDWLRDQNAYLDNEVKLRTAEVMAIQDVTILAMASLAETRDNETGNHIRRTQNYVKALALQLQQHPRFNQYLTDQQIEILYKSAPLHDIGKVGIPDRILLKPGKFTPDEFEIMKTHAVLGYNAIAHAEQQLSTPVDFLSCAKEIALSHQEKWDGSGYPHALKGDEIPVSARLMAVADVYDALISRRVYKEGMPHEKAVSIIRDGRGQHFDPDITDAFLAIHEEFYAIATRFGDSDKELEDKAATLAKFAPPSDKQQD
- a CDS encoding response regulator; translation: MNQLLHILERQSLSARLAFGLSAMLLMMLAFGLNNLYNIRVMNDQLDKLYNNELQSIYLSKDSELNLAIIDHQVEHLAHKQDLLIRQQAMNTIARSDTKLTADINELRQRVVNPKSGILLDEFQEFYQQYKLQLDQALYGQQQQFKILVDSADFQSKWDQAHKALSLHSELKRQIAAETLRNAEALASQSTWITVVGLLTAMLAGAVVAALLTRSINAPSQRLEKRVQQLTEGQHEVEVPHTDYPNEIGRLARCVDQLRHVVSEMTTQRWVKTNLAQLSSSLQQVTTYQELSENFLMQLGPMLELGHAVYYVCDDSGQTLKLAGSYAFKERKQLKQVIAVGDGILGQVAIDKQPIILTDAPEDYIQISSGLGQAKAPHLAVYPVIRNGRLMAVLEMASFHHFTERQLSLLEGALPLLAMSLEIMERTLKTKDLLLESQQQALALQEKSALLATQTAELERQQTELKVTEQWYRDIIKSAPDGLLVCDAQGIIVLANPQVAAMFGYTEDELQGQQLDVLVPDAIRPKHPQLRESYIATGTTRQMAGREVHGRCKDGSEISVDVSLAKLTALDGLGACVCASVRDVTERKAAEQKLQLAFSELEKSQALVQAVLDNSPTDIYVKNLQGQFLLINKSFSNFLTNRLNIEPESLIGHRLDDFFENELTSWMSETDQQTLEAGQLMEFEYSYGQGELSESRQLLKFPLQTSEGDAFALCVIGQDTSERKRMQLQMMRARDAAEAATKAKSDFLANMSHEIRTPMNAIIGMSHLALQTELDKKQRNYIEKVHKASENLLGIINDILDFSKIEAGKLNLEHIPFRLEDVLENFANLVGMNADNKALELLFDLEPDLQTALVGDPLRLGQVLVNLGNNAVKFTEHGEIVVGVRTLQASQNQVRLHFWIRDTGIGMNEEQCARLFQSFSQADSSTTRKYGGTGLGLAISKNLIEMMDGQIWVDSRVGEGSCFHFEVNLSPQTDPVVKRMLRADELTNVRALVVDDNAMAREILVAMSQHFGLATEMAEDGTAGLAAIARAYQQGRPFDIVLMDWKMPGLDGIETIQQLQSSYEKTPAIVMVTAFGREDAQLKAEQVGVHLPFVLSKPVTPSTLLEAIGHALGKSNLVETRQHQLNDIAADSTRQLQAKKVLLVEDNEMNQELALELLQQAGITVVLAENGAVAVDLLRRDSSFDGVLMDCQMPVLDGYEATRLIRNELGLTSLPILAMTANAMEGDRQLALAAGMNDHIAKPLNISTMFATMAKWFANSEAPGTQNATSDAEPHKVADLPQIKGLHTDHGLRCTMHQPELYRRMLRKFSLSNKQITTEMQDSLQQQDYSLLGRLAHTLKGNAGTIGALEVADAAAELEQQVQLGEEFSRISTQIQQLENLLNPILQGLDQFFADTPQKASAAQSNHPPYDWSAQLQKLLALLEHCDTSAIAEVDALESLPLATEQLRHMDQLKQLISGFEFEKAEHLLQTILQENRN
- a CDS encoding response regulator encodes the protein MERQWQVLVIDDFAPMRNTIRSGLEQSGLYNVFVLSSTNQIWPLLENEKIDLVICDINIPGQSGLELLEMVRGHHQYSNLPFMLMTGDGSKQIVAQAIALRVNDFVVKPFTLNLLKERVTSVLQRKSRAPLASAQLPDQQLTEATIPFINAKPTILVVDDEPTNLELLFNLLKDHYNIKVANNGKKALSIVSSDSPPDLILLDIMMPDMDGYEVCETLMNNTSHDIPVIFVSAKTEVADVTKGFALGAVDYVFKPLQPEILQARIRTQLALRDARVQLRRTIDALLENARIKQDMEHITQHDVKSPLSSLLMQLTLLLEDPQLAAQYKEQLSQMRRSAQMALGLVGQGTDLLKMENGTYQLQAEPVEVEPLLKQVQLDLSEQIQQKHLQISFKFFVKNPVVKGEEQLCYFIFSNLLKNAVEAAPARSEVMISVEELHDSVTIRFYNEGAVPEGIRESLFDKYVTSGKEEGTGLGSYSARMMTLVQNGDVSFKVLNNAKTVFTVSLPRITSSH